The Chaetodon trifascialis isolate fChaTrf1 chromosome 11, fChaTrf1.hap1, whole genome shotgun sequence nucleotide sequence TGCATATCTGGATGTATGTGACTCATGGGCTAACGGTCCTCTGCAGGTGTTAAAGCAAAGATGTGTGCATACGTGTCATTTTACCCCTCTTttccacacacacgctcacaggCCTGCATGTGTGAGTCTGCAGCCTGATGTAAATGATGCAGTTGTTGAGGCTCTAAGAGCTGTGAAAGCTGCTCTTTGACAAACAGGATGACTCTTTCATGATGCCCGATGCTGACATGAAACTGAATACCTGCAGCCCTCGAGCCATGAAGCTGAAGTGATTCTGTGTAGTTTGAGGTGGTGAAACGTCCACAGCTGTGGAGATTAGTACATGCATGTGGGGAGATGTTGGAGGTAGAAGCAGGTACAGATGAAGTgattctgtcttcatctgtggaCACTTTCTGGAAGCTAGTAGCGAGTGCTATTTAAAATCTGACATCTGCACACTCACCgctctttctttcactttcactttgttcTGTGTTCTCTGTTCCTCTTTTACTCTCAAGTCAACTTGAAAAAATCTGCTGGGCACATAGCAGGGCAGCTCTCAGGCTCCGGGGTCACAGTAGAGGTCAAGGGGGGCAGTAGGACGACAGGGACATAGCAAGTAGACAATGTCCTCCCTGTcctgtggagaaaaaaacatgtcaccTTTTACATGGGACACAAAACCTACTGGGATAGAAGAAACAGTCAGGGTCTCTCTTCCTTGTGCTTTGGACTGTCCAATTTTAAGGTGGAAACTTAATTTTAACACCTCACAACACTCAGGGATTCACTTTTTTTCCCGTATGTTTATCTGGATGCACCTCAGAGGATGTTTAAAGACGAATGTTATGGAGGACGGCTGCCCCTTCTGCTCGGCTGCACGCTGCATCTCCGCTTCGCAGCAGCTTCTTATCAGCGATGTGGTTCTCATGAACAGTatgcagatgttttcagctcGTGCCACCAATCTTCACCACAACGCCAACCAACCGAGTGACTGAAACAACGTGACATGCAGCCCCAACAGTTGACTCAGCATGggaaaataaactgtgaaataagtTTAAGCAACACAGTGTGATCATTACTCACACAATCTCTCCTTGTTCTTCCTCAATATGTGAGAGACGCAGCTGAGCCTTGTCCTACAGTACagagaagacttcagcattagTTTTGTACCTGGGCATGGAGACCAGTTTTTGCAGTGTAACCCCATTCCTAATgtcatttcagaataaaatccaaaacacGCTGTCAAGTAGTTAATTCTGGAAAATGTGGCCACCACCTGTGCAAGTTAAAGAGGGTGAGGCGAGGACACACGACACCACCGATGTCATGTTTGGGCTGCATCACTCGCAGTTTCAATGCTTGGCGCGGTTGCTTTTCACACACGCCTGTCTGCGCGCTTTGTCATCTCTCCAACTGGTGTGAAATCCTGACCGAAGAGGCCTGAGGTAGCAACAAATGGCCCTCTGTGCTTTTAATGTCTGAAATCAGCCTTCCCTCCACTCTGCCGGGCTTTTATGACTCTGGACTTATGTAAAGAAAAGGAGGGCTCTTGATGTCACGCCTTTTAAAAAGTGGAGTTCTCAACTCGGGGTACAAGGTGATCCATGGAAAGCTTAAGAAATTAAAACTAATAAATTCAAATTTGCTGTCTAACTGCTTGAAAACTAGTGAGATCAAGAAGCTGTAATAGTTTGTgctaaaagtaatgaataaatgattgaaATAGAATAATGGATGAGCGCTTAAGCTTTAAGTGGTGAATGAAAATTTGACACAGTTTGACAAAGATAAGGGAAAACAGCTGGAATTCATAGCTAATAGCTAAAATGAACAAAGAGTTCACACATGTCGGATGGTGTCGATGCAGCGGTACTTGAGCCCATCTGAGCGGTTCGCCTCCATCGGACAACGAACGTTGGGAGCCTCCGCCTTCATGACTCGCTGTCAGCTGAgaagattgtttttttttcttcttcagttaTGTTAATCCCATTAAACAGAAACTTCTAGCTGGAGTAAACCCCTCCTTGTGGAAACAAACACCGACGGAAAACATCgtgttattattttttacctTCTTATTAAATCAAGTTGTCCAGAAGGCACAGCCTTTTACACACAAGGAACTATTTTATAAACAAGTTTGTTTGACATGCAGTACCCAGTCAGTGCCTGCTTTGGGCCTGGCCGGTTGTTACTGGTTGCAGCCCGCCGCCCTCCGTGACCGCACAAGCTGCCTTTTGTGCCCTCGGTTGAAGGCCTCATTGATGGCTAAGCTGGCCAGAGGCCCGGGCCTGCAAACCTCCAGCCGGCTACAGGACAGGAAGTTCCACACGACTCAGagtcaacacagcagcatcaaaacacTCGCGTCAGAAGTGCATATCAGAATTTAGAAGACACcgctgctaacatgctgacgttGAAGACCTGGGATTAAATCATATGCACTAGTTTCTTGGTAatcatgtcatgttttctgctgtgttagAATAAGATGGCAGAGAAAAGATGTAAAACAGGGTGAAGGAGTTCACTGAGGGCGTCAGAGCCTACAAAGTAAATAAGTAGCGTTAAATAAGGTGACTGTAAATATGTTTGGATTACGGTTTTGTTGGTATGTGTAGAGTTGAGGATAGGTTAAGTGAATCAGCGAGTGGGTGGGCTTGTGTGtgaagagtttgttttttcaggggTGATGACGATCAGATTTTCCTTTGGATTTCAAAAGAAAAGCCGCCTAGTTACCATCAAGACGGCGGCGGCCACAAACGCAGAGTCGTACCGGCGGGTTAGTTTCAACTGGGCTTTTCCAGAAGCTCTAAAAAGTCGTGtcaggaaacagaaatgtggGCTGGAGAGAGACTCTGACTCTCTGGCTACTGCAGAGGTGTGAAAAGTCTCAGGGCAACTTCATGCTCGGACGGGAGGAATGTCAGTGGACAATTTGGGATGGAAAGAGAACAGACGATTGATTGGCAGAGGATGAGAGCGGAGAGTCCATCACCGCCTCTCCCACGAGCTGTTTGTGCTAAAGCATCAACTATTCAGTGAAATGACTAAGCAAACCTTGGTCAAAGGAGAGTTTGTGACAATAGACGAGCTTGGTTGAACCCTCGGTCTGAAGAGAAACACGTGGAGAGGCGACCTGCAGCTCAAACGGACAAAATGTTCATCCTCTACAAAGACATCCTTATGCCCCGGCCTGAGCCGTTTACccagggagacagagggaggctgTTGGAGTCCTTACAGACGGGGGCCATGTTTGCAGCTCTGCGTCCCCGAGGCCTCAGCGTCCAGAGACAAGTCAAACAGAGCCATTAGCAAAGCGGGTGAAGATGCTGCCGTTAGAAAACATGCAGTAAGTCGTTGGTCAGGGGTTATGAGTGACTTTTTTCTCCGTCTGCAGAGACAGTCGCAGACCCTGCCTCAACAACCAGGGACAACCAGGACACCATGTCTGGAGAGCCGCCCAGTGACGTCACCACCAAAGACCCTTTCCAGGACATGACAGAGCAGCCCTTCACCTTCGACTACGAGGACACCACACACTCCCAGGCcatggatgaggaggaaggtAAACCCGATGTAGCATTCAGAGCCACCACATGTCTGTCAGTCGTATGTGTTCAAGTGATTAAGACTGCatctttttcctgtgtgtgttctgtgtgtgtgtgtgcgcaggggTGCTGGGGCCAGGCGCCATCACAGCCATCGTTATAGCAGTCTTCCTGGGAGCTTCCGTCCTCCTCGCCCTCATCGTCATCACACTCAGGAAGTTCACCGCCTCCTAGAGTGAATGCATCCCGTCTTGCCTGTGTATGcatgcgtgcgcgtgtgtgtgtgtgtgttttttttgtttttcatttatgcCATGAGCGTGTCAACATTTCTCCTTTGCCTCTCTCAGTCTCTGAACTCGCCGCTCGTCCTTCTTCGAGTTTGTGCCTCCTGCTTCGCTGTAGACGCTGAGACATTGCGGCAGGTCCCTTGACagactctctctcctcctgtaaTCTCGCTAACTGTTGCTCGTCACGTCCACGTGTGTCTAAAGGTGTGATGTTAGAAGCTGGCTGGCTCTTCCAGTGGAAATCATAGCATGTCCATGTCATTTTAACGCATCTTTCGTTCTCGTCTTCCATGCGTGCTCTGAAGGCCCCTTAATGTTTGTGTCCTGATCTTTGATGTGAAGCATCCTGcgtgtgtgcttttatttgtgcGCGAAGTCCAACTTTTGTTCGTCTGTCTCACTTTTTTCCTTCAATAAGAACGATGTGTGAGCCCACATGTGAGCTTTTTATTAGTCTCTCACTACGATTTTACCAAAATAGTTTCTAAAATATTCCCTCGGTGTCACCCGTGTACAAGTTTTGCAGTTTGCGTTGCACCATTCCCAAACATTTGTCGAGTCAAAATAAGAagacagcattttaaaaaggcGTCTTCGATGAATGTAAACAGGGCGGCCGGGGTTGTTTGTTTTACCTGCAGAGTAAATATAGAGTGTGGATGAATGCGTGTTTGGACTCAAGTGAGTGtttgtagattttttttgttgttttatttgcaggGGGGGAGCGGGAGGTGGGGGATTATTTTagtattttgtctttttctataTGCCTCAGAGTCCTCAGCTGGATGATGTCACTGCCCAGTTATTTTGGTCCAGATTGAAGTTGATTAAATCCAAATAATAAATCACATGCCAAATGTCTGTGACTGCTGTGTGGTTTTTTAACACATGACCTCTGAGTCAACACTGACAACAGGGCGATGTTTATTgggcatttgtttttattttttatgggttttttttttgggggggtcaGTTAGCATCGTATTTATAGCATGAAAAAGAGTTTAGGATGTCAGAGTCCTTTTGATAGAAAAGAAACAATGCATGGTAACATAACTGTATGATTTGAATCcctttgtttcatttctatGTGTTTTGTTAAATTGACTTAAATAAATCAgtgtaaaaacatgcagcagcatgtgttAATTGTACAAAGTTGTGTGTCTCAAATAACTACACAAAACAAACCCATGTGAGCCCCAATGGTCGTAAAACCGTAGAGTTGTGATTTAAAGTGAGATTTAAAGGAGATTTGTGTTTGCCCACTTAGACCACTCAGTCACGTCAGTAGGTGGCAGTGTGACGAGCAGCTtcatttttacagaaaaaaaggctttggGTTTCCCCAAAAACGAGAGCGACATTTAGAGCTAGTGTGGCCAAAATCTGTCTGATTTTATCAAATTCCAAAACATTTCTCTGCTCTCAGATGAGGATTCGAATTCAAACATCGTCATTGAGTCATTGTATTGGTGATAAAAGGGGCTAAAACTCTCTCacactttaaatatatttaagtcATCTCAGCACCTGAAACCAGGAAACCCTCAAACATAATCACAGTCTAAATCTGCCTCTGCAGCTTCTCACAGACTTGAAAGAATGAACGTTCAGCTTTCAGTCTGTCTCATTTAGAAAAGACGGATTGGAGGACCCACTCAGACCAGTCAGTCTGAGAATGGAAATCACAGAATGATACACATCAAAGTGACTAGAAACAAACTAGGTTTTGACTTGAACAATGTTCAACAATGTAAAGCCACCTGGTGCAGACTTCATACATGGTTCAACATGCGTGTCCATCATCACATTCAGTGGTTCATCATAAGTGGCTCCTTTCACAAGATGCAGTGAACGATCACAAtctgtgtcatttcatttcaatatgaagttgtttttttcaggtTTAATTCACAATTTAAatctattttctgtctttgtggggATTCttacagacagatacacacacacacacacacacacacacacacacacacacacacacacacacacacacacacacacacacacacacacacacactgagtcctAACCAGGAGTTCATACTGGGCATTCTGGTGTAGTCtcgattttcaaaataaaagccccagATGGTAACAGGAGCATAGTGGGAAGGCCACAGACATGGCCAGATTTTCAAAATACAAAGCACCCTGTGGTAACATCAGGGGGCCATGTCTGAAAATCCAGCCACAAAAAAGGctggattttcaaaataaaagccccacATATGGCAACAGGAGCTTACTGGGGGGACAGCAGACAAGGTtgcaatttcaaaataaatacttaattTCGAATTTCTGCATTTTCAGCAACACTTGCAATATATACTTCTGCTGTATGTTTTTCTGTCGACTACAACTTCTGCATAGCGTAAACCACGGAAAGCATTCAAATGCTAAACTTTCTCTTTAAGGACATGAATGCGTCTATGAAACTTATTCCTAGCTTTCAGTTCTTGCAAAATATTAAGCCTGTTCTCAACAACTTATCAGTGCAGTGGAAAACTTTGTTTAGCGTCCACCTTTTTTAGCCGTGCATTTCAGCTCATGGTCTCCTCGGATAATGCAGATCATTTCaagtgtttcatttcacatttctgcatggCTTTGCTCAGTAATGCTTTGTCACTCTCAGCTCTTTAGACCAATGTTTAGCTGTTCAGTTGATCTGTATGATATTAATAGAAAGCATTTCTTCTTTCAATTCATTTCAGCTTCCAGCTTTGACAATACTGAAGTTTAGCTTTCAGCTTTTCAAACAATGTTTTTCAACTCTTAGTTTCTTAAGGAAATGCAGCTGAGCTTCAAATTCCAGTTCCAGTTTTTTCACCCGTTctggttattttcattatcaactcatttgcatatttttgattaatcaatcaatcatttagTTGTATACTaatttgttcagtgtgtgtaaTAGATATAGTCAGTTTCACTGCTTATAAAAGAACAGCACAAACAACATATTCATCACTATGAGTAATGCTTACATCCTGTTCATTTCctccaatacaaatgaaatcaTCTGCTCTAGCAGTTTGCAGTGACCATGCACGCTCGTATCCTCTCAAAGCTCATAAGAGCAAAACCTGCTGGACGAGTTCACCTGTGCTTTGATTTTTAACGGCAGTAATGCATATCTGAACATATACGCATGATATGTGGCATGACTCAGGAAGTGGTGatgaaacaacaaagacagaaaaagcagaactGCGTCTGGCACAGTGCAGACAgtcagacactcacacacacacacacacacactgaacctttGAGACTGGTATCTGTGAGGTAAGAGCACAGCTACATTTCATATTTTCCACTGTACAAGATATCTAATACGAAAATATTGTCAGGTCGGACTTTTTAACTGTTGCTGTTAAATGTTAGCAGTGAAGGAAAGGCGTGTAGCACTTTGTTTTACGTGTTTTAATTACGAGCCAGATTTTCACTGCAAATCCTCTAAAATTAGAAGATATAGGTAAGGAATAACATAAAAGaatgacaaaatattttatACTATTAATTTAATTGTGTCTAGTTGGAAAGATCCTCGATCTTGATAAGTTGAATCAGCCaacaatatactgtacatatgtcTGCCAATCGTATCTATTCAAGTTGTAACATCTGGGAGGTCTAGCGGACGATTCTTCATCTTCTAGATAACAGAGCTCAGAGATATGATTTTGGTTTTtctctaaaacacatttttcacttcCTAAAGTATTATTAGCTTGAGCTTTCTCTGTCGCAAGCCAACATTTTCCTGTGGTGTCGACTTTAGAGTAACTCCAGGTTCCACAGACGGCCTgattctttgtgttttgttgtgttaaaATCACCACACCACCCACTGCACTGAAAAGGTCCAGCAGCCAAGGGtgtgaaaacatgcagacagTGAACACTGAGCATGTGATTTAAACTAATACGGTATATAttctctcttttgtgtttttggcccTTACATCAGAAAGCTCATGCAAAAACAAGTTCACAGCTTGTGCACCCACACAACTGAGAGGTTTCAAGTGGCTTAGCGCAGTGGCATTCTCTTACAGATGTTTCTCTGTGGGAACAAAGAGTAATGACAGGAAAGacattcattttgaatttgtgcCAAAGCTGCTGAAATTAAATCAAACTATTCTCcttgcagcagcagcggcagcagtgACACCATGACAAGCAACTGTTCATTTGATCATGTGGACCACCTGATGACATACTTGGAGCTGGTCATCTACATCCCCATATTCCTCTGTGGTTTGATTCTCAACGCTGTCGCgctgtttgtgttctgtgtctttctgcGAAAATGGACAGAGTCAACGATCTACATGTCCAGCTTGGCTCTGAtggacctgctcctcctcttccctctcccctTCAAAATGCACGCCAGCAGTCACCGCTGGTCCGCCAACCTGCAACCTCTCTGCTCGGTTTTGGAAAGTCTGTATTTTGTTGGGATATATGGCAGCATCTACATCATCATGTGCATAGCTGTGGATCGATGGGTGGCTATCTGTCACCCGTTCAGAGCCAAGCAGCTGCGTTCACCCAAAGCGGCTCTGGGGACCTGCATGGGGGTCTGGGTGCTGGTGCTGGCAACGATCTTTCCGACCACCTGTAACTTCAGGCAGGCCGGGCAGGAGGACTTCCACTGCTTCCATGGGTTTTCAAAGAAAGGCTGGAGCCCTTCGGTGAtcatctgtctgcaggtgtttggGTTCCTGGTGCCTGCGCTGGTGCTGGTTTACTGTTCGGTTCGGACCATCTTGGCGCTCAAGCAGTCCGGCCAGCGCAGCGCGCAGAGCAGGGCCTGTGTGAAGATCATCTACAGCAGTCTGAGTGCCTTTTTGGTGCCTTTCACCCCAAGCCACGTGGGCATCCTCCTGCAGTTTCTGGTAAGATCAGCTGCAGATTCAATTTCAATAAACTGACATCTGAAGTGAAAAGAGAGGTGAAAGTAGATAAGAAAACACGTGAAGAATAATGTATCAAGTGATGTCTAAAAATCATAATTGTGCAATTAACAAATGCTCTAAATGATGATTTAGAGATGATTTCTGTGTTATACTAAATCAGGTCCTTAAGAAAGGGAATAGATTCTCGAATCATTTCACTGAGGCGGGAAAACAGTTTGCTTTCTCATGGGCTGTGTTTGCCAGCTCATGCATCAGGAGTACCTGCTTCGTGTTACATTGCCTTGATTTTTatacaaaatcaaacaaacttCGAGTAACCAGAATTTTAGAAATATTGGCATATTTTTGGAtaataagctttttttttttgcctggtTTGGTTTGAAAACTGGCAAACCAGTAGCCGCGCAGTTATACTAGGCTATTTGATCGTTTTCAAACTCTCGAAGAGTCTTATCttttcagtgtgaatgtttCAAAAATATATGCgtagaagaagaaagcagtCAGTTTAACCAGCTGATGGTGAAGCATATTATGCACTGCTAATCTTATTTTGGGGTGGCTGTgactcaggaggtagagcggtcgtccaccgaTCAGGTCGGTTGTTCGGTCCCTGGCCTTTGCGGTCCACATGTCGAAGTATCTTTGGGCACGATACTGATCccaaaaactgcccctgatgctgtgccatcggtgtatgaattcatatgtatgtcgctttggataaaagcggCTACCAAATTTGtaattgtattttcattttttcaaatgggacatctgttttttgttttgtttttttttcagccacaAAAAAAGTTATAAAGATAAAAGATCATGAGATCCTGGAGCTGAGACATACATTTaaggaaaaagaaagggaaaagaaagcCTGATaagaacatgcaaaaataaGCCGAGTTCACACTGCTGAGTTACCCCTCATGCTGTAACCATGTAGCTGGGAAGGCAGACTAAGGTTTCTCTGTTCCCCATTGCAGGTGCACCAAGGGGTGATTCAGGACTGCGGCACCAAGACCAGCATCAGCCTGTTCATACAGATATCTATGTGTCTGTCCAACGTCACCTGCTGTCTGGACGCTCTGTGCTACTACTTCATCGCTCATGAGGTGAGGAGCACCAGAAACACCTTCAGGCTGTCAGTGATCAGCCAAAGAAGACCCACCTTCAGCACTTCGGAGGTCTGAACATGGGACATAgataagaaaaaatattttgattTGTCCTCATAGGACCTGCTGGAAATTTAGGGCAGAGaggtgaaacagaaaaagagccAGCATTGTTTCCTGTAGCTGACATGCACTTAGAGTGAGGGGAACTGAAGTAGGTCAGAGTGCAATCTCAATTGACCACAGTGCTGAAAGTAAAGCTAAAATGCAGCATATGAAGAAGATCTAATGAGCACTGATTCACGATTTGGTCCAGTGGCAGGAAGCCAGTAGGCTCCTATGTAACCTCAAAGAGCACTGAAACCCAAAATGTAGCTTGCAAAATAGAAAAATCAGCAAGCCACAATGTGACTTAGCTCCAGAATGATTTCAGGACAAGCTTGTGAGATGTGAGATGTAGCACTCTCAGCTCATCCAGGCCAACgcagtgacagtgagagagaaaatgatgtGGGATGCCAATCGTCAAGACAAAGAGCACCAAACGTTTAAGGTGGGAGTTGACACATTTCGGACCTGATAGTTAGCGAAGTGTGAAAATTAGCCaattaaaactgaaactaaTTACATTACATATTCATTCACATCTTAATTTCCATATTTCATTTAGTTTATAAATAAATCGTAATGTGTACATCTCACAAAGACACCAACCAGTTGTGATCTTGAACACATGAATGTGATTAATTATTcttaattaaaatgtatgtttattTATCTTGACTGCGACATGTTCTTTTACAATGTGatttaaatgacatttcagtATCTAAATTGCTGACATTTTCTTAGTTTGGTTCTTTGACACTTTTTCACTTGTTATAGAAATGCTACTTACTTGTAATACAAGTAACTATATTGATTAATAAGTAACTATAAATATAGCATCAGAATCAATTTAGCCCATAAATTCTGAGTATTctggtgtttattttttacatttatgtatCCATCCTGAAGCCTGAAATTGAGTGGCATAGTTTTTTCGACTAAAGATTTTAAATTATCTCCGACCTTATCGATGTGCAGGGGAAATACTCTTAACACATTTCTTATAATTGCCCTGTTATGACTCATGAGTAAGGTCAGCTCAAAGTTTTTATGAACACaagccatgtgtgtgtgtgtgtgtatgtacatacacacacgtatacatgtatgtttgtatatacatacatatgtgtatacatgtatgtatgtatgtactgtatgtatgtatgtgtatgtttgtttgtatgtatgtgtgtatgtttgtttgtatgtatgtgtgtatgtatgtttgtatatgACATGTACAGATAATTTTAGATGTAATTTTATACTCCTGTTATATTTTATTCTTACAATGTAGCTTCAAACATGTGCAATACTTTTGTTAAAGTTGTTAGCCAGCTGTTCACAGCTGCCAGCCTGACCTGTGTACCATAAGACTGTCTTGATATTAGTACATTGTTTACAAGAGGACATTTGATTTATGTGAACGC carries:
- the snorc gene encoding protein SNORC yields the protein MVHSSSICRFLLLVLLGLMVAFAHTETVADPASTTRDNQDTMSGEPPSDVTTKDPFQDMTEQPFTFDYEDTTHSQAMDEEEGVLGPGAITAIVIAVFLGASVLLALIVITLRKFTAS
- the LOC139339287 gene encoding G-protein coupled receptor 55 encodes the protein MTSNCSFDHVDHLMTYLELVIYIPIFLCGLILNAVALFVFCVFLRKWTESTIYMSSLALMDLLLLFPLPFKMHASSHRWSANLQPLCSVLESLYFVGIYGSIYIIMCIAVDRWVAICHPFRAKQLRSPKAALGTCMGVWVLVLATIFPTTCNFRQAGQEDFHCFHGFSKKGWSPSVIICLQVFGFLVPALVLVYCSVRTILALKQSGQRSAQSRACVKIIYSSLSAFLVPFTPSHVGILLQFLVHQGVIQDCGTKTSISLFIQISMCLSNVTCCLDALCYYFIAHEVRSTRNTFRLSVISQRRPTFSTSEV